A stretch of the Filimonas lacunae genome encodes the following:
- the nagB gene encoding glucosamine-6-phosphate deaminase encodes MVDSFEKVPCFIYDNSKQGSLAIAQTIAALITSKQQESKPCVLGLATGSSPKLVYAELVRMHKEEGLSFRNVITFNLDEYYPIDADALQSYKRFMYTHLFNHVDMVASNIHIPDGSIPKEEVKSHCAAYEALIEQSGGIDLQILGIGNNGHIGFNEPGSTLFSKTRLITLDNSTRLANSFEFTNMSEVPRLAITMGISTILKAKKIVLMAWGPLKAPVVQQAVEGPVTDYVPASLLQQHDDVQFIMDTAAATELTRNKSPWLTGECEWSTDMIKKAVTQMALKLSKPILSLTDRDYNEYGLSDLLVEKGDAYEVNLQVYYMLRDSITGWPGGKPNVVIPNHPERSNPYPKKAVIFSPHPDDDIISMGGTFQRLHDQGHEVHVAYQTSGNIAVTDEFVTRFLDFAVGFEDLFGINSEMSQKILQEARAFLQSKKSNQIDTPEIRAIKGLIRRCEAKATCRYVGLTDDKAHFMNLPFYETGAIEKKPMGEADVEMTISLLRQIQPQQIYCAGDLADPHGTHKVCLDIIFESMRRLKAAGDAWVKDCWVWLYKGAWQEWDISEIEMAIPMSPDQVMKKRFGIFIHQSQKDSVPFQGSDSREFWQRAEERNANTANIYAQLGLTQYAAMEAFRRWHY; translated from the coding sequence ATGGTAGACTCTTTTGAAAAGGTACCCTGTTTTATTTACGACAACAGTAAACAAGGCTCCCTGGCTATTGCACAAACAATAGCCGCTCTTATTACCAGCAAACAGCAGGAAAGCAAACCCTGCGTGTTAGGCCTGGCCACCGGATCTTCTCCCAAACTGGTGTATGCCGAATTGGTGCGCATGCACAAAGAAGAAGGTTTGAGTTTTCGTAATGTCATCACCTTTAATCTCGACGAATACTATCCCATCGACGCGGATGCCCTGCAAAGCTATAAACGCTTCATGTACACCCACCTGTTTAACCATGTTGACATGGTAGCCAGCAACATTCATATACCCGATGGCAGCATTCCTAAAGAAGAAGTGAAAAGCCATTGCGCGGCCTATGAAGCCCTGATTGAACAATCAGGCGGTATAGATTTACAGATATTAGGAATAGGCAACAACGGTCATATCGGTTTTAACGAACCCGGCTCCACCCTGTTTTCCAAAACACGCCTGATCACGCTGGATAATTCCACCCGGCTGGCTAACTCCTTCGAGTTTACCAATATGTCGGAAGTGCCACGCCTGGCCATTACCATGGGCATCAGCACCATATTAAAAGCCAAAAAGATTGTTCTGATGGCCTGGGGCCCGCTGAAAGCCCCTGTAGTACAGCAAGCCGTAGAAGGCCCTGTTACTGATTATGTACCCGCTTCGCTGCTGCAACAGCACGATGATGTACAATTTATCATGGATACTGCCGCCGCCACAGAATTGACCCGCAATAAATCGCCCTGGCTAACCGGTGAATGTGAATGGAGTACCGACATGATTAAAAAAGCCGTTACGCAAATGGCACTAAAACTGTCCAAGCCCATTCTTAGCCTTACCGACCGCGATTACAATGAATACGGCTTGAGCGATCTGCTGGTGGAAAAAGGCGATGCCTACGAAGTGAACCTACAGGTGTATTATATGCTACGTGATAGCATTACCGGCTGGCCTGGCGGTAAACCCAATGTGGTTATCCCTAACCACCCCGAGCGCTCCAACCCCTACCCTAAAAAAGCAGTGATCTTTTCTCCGCATCCGGATGATGATATTATATCTATGGGTGGCACCTTTCAACGCCTGCACGACCAGGGGCACGAAGTGCATGTAGCCTATCAAACCTCCGGTAACATTGCCGTAACAGATGAGTTTGTAACCCGCTTCCTCGATTTTGCCGTAGGCTTTGAAGACCTGTTTGGTATCAACAGCGAAATGAGCCAGAAAATATTGCAGGAAGCCCGCGCCTTCTTACAATCTAAAAAGAGCAACCAGATAGACACGCCCGAAATAAGGGCCATCAAAGGGCTGATACGCCGCTGCGAAGCCAAAGCCACTTGTAGGTATGTAGGCCTTACAGATGACAAAGCCCATTTCATGAACCTGCCCTTTTACGAAACCGGCGCTATCGAAAAAAAGCCAATGGGCGAAGCCGATGTAGAAATGACTATAAGCCTGCTACGCCAGATACAACCCCAGCAGATCTATTGCGCCGGCGACCTGGCCGACCCGCATGGTACCCATAAAGTTTGTCTGGACATTATATTTGAATCGATGCGCCGCCTGAAAGCCGCCGGTGATGCCTGGGTAAAAGACTGCTGGGTATGGCTGTATAAAGGCGCCTGGCAGGAATGGGATATTTCCGAAATAGAAATGGCCATCCCTATGAGCCCCGACCAGGTAATGAAAAAACGCTTCGGCATTTTCATACACCAAAGCCAAAAAGATTCGGTTCCCTTCCAGGGCAGCGACTCCCGCGAGTTCTGGCAACGCGCCGAAGAACGCAACGCCAATACCGCTAATATTTACGCGCAACTTGGTCTAACTCAATACGCTGCCATGGAAGCCTTTCGTCGCTGGCATTACTAA